A window of the Xenopus laevis strain J_2021 chromosome 9_10L, Xenopus_laevis_v10.1, whole genome shotgun sequence genome harbors these coding sequences:
- the prr14.L gene encoding proline-rich protein 14 isoform X1 produces the protein MKCEKSGRHHRRRVLVYRPSPEDSSSTLPSLQRTGLQPEVSLTHGNPTEHRTRSKRVQRTGPSTSPCERENKNILRPGLRDASQEMESLHMQSDRATCSEEWTLCSRLRPEGVGGHTDGSEEGAFHTPPSCFPAVPGPSTHSSQIPSLPLLLPPPSEPSSKLQSWRLVPLLHNVRSKLESFAEIFLSPVKGRRDTTAEQMEEKMVEDKALAAPQDRGEHRETRKESPKPVVDLSPRRMGLRSLCLTDNGEKQSGPSGGLECCKAHPAEPLVGHESYEAEQGLHGGHESYEVEQGPHGGHESAEAEQGPLGGHESKAEQGAHGGHECCKVGRGSEHSETTEREKILGNLLEKSAERDSGIYIEDCSKETDPPVSESSMNIQLKIAVSSAVPTLCRPPLQRCLSCPTLSPSLALLPHCSSVPRGRSHSLGTGEDSRKSCPHTLAQHNASSRPRIRRHSLGTVEEYRHWPLFPLSFSCLKKELHPFLLCHSNIGKQYHLGHLMAQHSPENSLHSEHSLHSPTRSDNGLEKIFFTSPAHSRTESQTEASLSDSELKDPESWKGTKAGKVSNFQIRKRPMRQEGNLTPMGLPKRIRLQKEEFSLEEIYTNKNYHTPTEKRTFETIFEEPVMKGGNLVLTSHRPLKRVIVFRDCTVAPRRRKRKGKGGGRGRRGAPNTQGDKVNVDLLLQHKLSQLEAELEEEMS, from the exons ATGAAGTGTGAGAAGTCGGGGCGGCATCATCGGAGGAGAGTCTTAGTGTACCG TCCTTCCCCTGAGGATTCTTCCAGCACATTACCGTCCTTACAAAGAACAGGGCTTCAGCCCGAGGTCAGCCTTACCCATGGGAATCCAACGGAGCACAGAACCAGAAGCAAGAGAGTCCAGAGGACCGGTCCCTCTACCTCCCCATgtgaaagagaaaacaaaaacatactcCGTCCAGGGCTTAGGGATGCCTCCCAGGAG ATGGAGTCTCTACACATGCAATCTGACAG agcaACCTGTAGCGAGGAGTGGACCCTGTGCAGCAGACTAAGGCCGGAGGGAGTAGGAGGCCACACGG ATGGATCTGAAGAGGGTGCATTCCATACTCCGCCTTCATGTTTCCCCGCTGTTCCTGGCCCCTCTACTCATTCCTCACAAATCCCTTCCCTGCCTTTACTTCTGCCTCCTCCCTCTGAACCATCATCTAAGTTACAAAGCTGGAGACTGGTCCCTCTTCTGCACAATGTGcgttccaaactggaaagctttGCTGAGATATTTCTCAGTCCCGTTAAGGGACGTAGGGACACCACCGCTGAACAAATGGAGGAGAAAATGGTGGAAGATAAAGCATTAGCTGCACCCCAGGATAGAGGAGAACACAGAGAAACTAGAAAGGAATCTCCAAAACCAGTAGTAGATTTGAGTCCAAGGAGAATGGGTTTGAGGTCTCTGTGTTTGACAGATAACGGGGAAAAACAGAGTGGACCTTCAGGAGGTCTTGAGTGTTGTAAAGCTCATCCAGCAGAACCTCTAGTAGGGCATGAGAGTTATGAGGCTGAACAAGGACTTCATGGAGGGCATGAGAGTTATGAAGTTGAACAAGGACCTCATGGAGGGCATGAGAGTGCTGAGGCTGAACAAGGACCTCTAGGAGGGCATGAGAGTAAGGCTGAACAAGGAGCTCATGGAGGGCATGAATGTTGTAAGGTGGGACGTGGGTCTGAACACAGTGAAACAACGGAAAGAGAAAAGATTTTGGGAAACCTTTTGGAGAAGTCTGCAGAGAGAGACTCTGGGATCTATATTGAGGATTGTAGTAAGGAGACAGATCCTCCAGTGTCTGAAAGCAGCATGAACATTCAGCTAAAAATTGCTGTTTCCAGTGCAGTGCCTACACTGTGTCGCCCCCCACTTCAACGTTGCCTATCCTGTCCCACTTTGTCCCCGTCTCTTGCACTGCTTCCTCATTGCTCATCTGTTCCTCGGGGGAGGAGTCACAGTCTGGGCACAGGGGAAGACAGCAGAAAGTCCTGCCCACACACCCTTGCACAGCACAATGCATCCTCCAGGCCCAGGATAAGAAGGCACAGTTTAGGCACAGTAGAGGAGTACAGACACTGGCCATTATTCCCTTTGTCTTTTTCTTGCCTGAAGAAGGAGCTGCATCCTTTTCTCCTCTGCCACTCCAATATTGGGAAACAATACCATCTTGGCCACCTGATGGCACAACACAGCCCTGAAAA TTCATTACACAGTGAGCACTCCCTTCATAGTCCCACCAGGAGTGATAATGGGTTGGAAAAAATCTTCTTTACCAGCCCAGCTCACAGCAGAACCGAATCGCAAACAGAAGCTTCACTGTCTGATTCTGAGCTCAAG GACccagaaagctggaaaggcaccaAAGCCGGAAAAGTCTCCAACTTCCAAATCCGAAAAAGACCCATGAGGCAAGAGGGAAACTTAACACCAATGGGTCTTCCCAAGCGTATAAG GTTACAGAAGGAAGAATTCAGCCTGGAAGAGAtctacacaaataaaaattatcATACACCTACTGAGAAAAG GACATTTGAGACCATATTTGAGGAACCAGTAATGAAGGGGGGGAACCTGGTTTTGACAAGTCACCGTCCATTGAAGCGAGTTATTGTATTTCGGGACTGTACTGTTGCCCCTCGTAGGCGcaagagaaaagggaaaggtGGGGGGAGGGGGCGTAGAGGAGCCCCAAACACACAGGGAGACAAAGTTAACGTTGATCTGTTGCTGCAGCACAAGCTGAGCCAACTGGAGGCTGAACTGGAGGAAGAAATGAGCTGA
- the prr14.L gene encoding proline-rich protein 14 isoform X2, with protein sequence MGIQRSTEPEARESRGPVPLPPHVKEKTKTYSVQGLGMPPRRATCSEEWTLCSRLRPEGVGGHTDGSEEGAFHTPPSCFPAVPGPSTHSSQIPSLPLLLPPPSEPSSKLQSWRLVPLLHNVRSKLESFAEIFLSPVKGRRDTTAEQMEEKMVEDKALAAPQDRGEHRETRKESPKPVVDLSPRRMGLRSLCLTDNGEKQSGPSGGLECCKAHPAEPLVGHESYEAEQGLHGGHESYEVEQGPHGGHESAEAEQGPLGGHESKAEQGAHGGHECCKVGRGSEHSETTEREKILGNLLEKSAERDSGIYIEDCSKETDPPVSESSMNIQLKIAVSSAVPTLCRPPLQRCLSCPTLSPSLALLPHCSSVPRGRSHSLGTGEDSRKSCPHTLAQHNASSRPRIRRHSLGTVEEYRHWPLFPLSFSCLKKELHPFLLCHSNIGKQYHLGHLMAQHSPENSLHSEHSLHSPTRSDNGLEKIFFTSPAHSRTESQTEASLSDSELKDPESWKGTKAGKVSNFQIRKRPMRQEGNLTPMGLPKRIRLQKEEFSLEEIYTNKNYHTPTEKRTFETIFEEPVMKGGNLVLTSHRPLKRVIVFRDCTVAPRRRKRKGKGGGRGRRGAPNTQGDKVNVDLLLQHKLSQLEAELEEEMS encoded by the exons ATGGGAATCCAACGGAGCACAGAACCAGAAGCAAGAGAGTCCAGAGGACCGGTCCCTCTACCTCCCCATgtgaaagagaaaacaaaaacatactcCGTCCAGGGCTTAGGGATGCCTCCCAGGAG agcaACCTGTAGCGAGGAGTGGACCCTGTGCAGCAGACTAAGGCCGGAGGGAGTAGGAGGCCACACGG ATGGATCTGAAGAGGGTGCATTCCATACTCCGCCTTCATGTTTCCCCGCTGTTCCTGGCCCCTCTACTCATTCCTCACAAATCCCTTCCCTGCCTTTACTTCTGCCTCCTCCCTCTGAACCATCATCTAAGTTACAAAGCTGGAGACTGGTCCCTCTTCTGCACAATGTGcgttccaaactggaaagctttGCTGAGATATTTCTCAGTCCCGTTAAGGGACGTAGGGACACCACCGCTGAACAAATGGAGGAGAAAATGGTGGAAGATAAAGCATTAGCTGCACCCCAGGATAGAGGAGAACACAGAGAAACTAGAAAGGAATCTCCAAAACCAGTAGTAGATTTGAGTCCAAGGAGAATGGGTTTGAGGTCTCTGTGTTTGACAGATAACGGGGAAAAACAGAGTGGACCTTCAGGAGGTCTTGAGTGTTGTAAAGCTCATCCAGCAGAACCTCTAGTAGGGCATGAGAGTTATGAGGCTGAACAAGGACTTCATGGAGGGCATGAGAGTTATGAAGTTGAACAAGGACCTCATGGAGGGCATGAGAGTGCTGAGGCTGAACAAGGACCTCTAGGAGGGCATGAGAGTAAGGCTGAACAAGGAGCTCATGGAGGGCATGAATGTTGTAAGGTGGGACGTGGGTCTGAACACAGTGAAACAACGGAAAGAGAAAAGATTTTGGGAAACCTTTTGGAGAAGTCTGCAGAGAGAGACTCTGGGATCTATATTGAGGATTGTAGTAAGGAGACAGATCCTCCAGTGTCTGAAAGCAGCATGAACATTCAGCTAAAAATTGCTGTTTCCAGTGCAGTGCCTACACTGTGTCGCCCCCCACTTCAACGTTGCCTATCCTGTCCCACTTTGTCCCCGTCTCTTGCACTGCTTCCTCATTGCTCATCTGTTCCTCGGGGGAGGAGTCACAGTCTGGGCACAGGGGAAGACAGCAGAAAGTCCTGCCCACACACCCTTGCACAGCACAATGCATCCTCCAGGCCCAGGATAAGAAGGCACAGTTTAGGCACAGTAGAGGAGTACAGACACTGGCCATTATTCCCTTTGTCTTTTTCTTGCCTGAAGAAGGAGCTGCATCCTTTTCTCCTCTGCCACTCCAATATTGGGAAACAATACCATCTTGGCCACCTGATGGCACAACACAGCCCTGAAAA TTCATTACACAGTGAGCACTCCCTTCATAGTCCCACCAGGAGTGATAATGGGTTGGAAAAAATCTTCTTTACCAGCCCAGCTCACAGCAGAACCGAATCGCAAACAGAAGCTTCACTGTCTGATTCTGAGCTCAAG GACccagaaagctggaaaggcaccaAAGCCGGAAAAGTCTCCAACTTCCAAATCCGAAAAAGACCCATGAGGCAAGAGGGAAACTTAACACCAATGGGTCTTCCCAAGCGTATAAG GTTACAGAAGGAAGAATTCAGCCTGGAAGAGAtctacacaaataaaaattatcATACACCTACTGAGAAAAG GACATTTGAGACCATATTTGAGGAACCAGTAATGAAGGGGGGGAACCTGGTTTTGACAAGTCACCGTCCATTGAAGCGAGTTATTGTATTTCGGGACTGTACTGTTGCCCCTCGTAGGCGcaagagaaaagggaaaggtGGGGGGAGGGGGCGTAGAGGAGCCCCAAACACACAGGGAGACAAAGTTAACGTTGATCTGTTGCTGCAGCACAAGCTGAGCCAACTGGAGGCTGAACTGGAGGAAGAAATGAGCTGA
- the MGC154312 gene encoding uncharacterized protein LOC779208 (The RefSeq protein has 4 substitutions compared to this genomic sequence) — translation MSSNRTKVFVSNVLKRLYPEEADCEDSTSRLLRANLPCEEKAETTSSQEDTEQIQVVFPPDEGKEAAPKIYTVLPPPQGYVPSSRHECECSAPSDHSGDDEDTGEGHAARKRRRRKKNRKVTNSLNPETEMNSTQAETPASDQSTISKSKKRKLQRKRQKERKKADTTDSRDTGPPNISVSKGDDTVKSPGGTASEEDQREKAKELLEFLQATQEIYITDRSTNSSASIYVILETLDIMEAGDFPSSDVTLLHHIKTLLLLQDTDGSEEALANFKENSSLPADQRSAICSLFHYWIAHILPLQSKE, via the coding sequence ATGTCCTCAAACAGGACAAAAGTCTTTGTATCCAATGTCTTGAAACGGTTATACCCTGAGGAGGCCGATTGTGAGGATTCCACTTCCAGGCTGCTCCGTGCAAATCTGCCTTGTGAGGAAAAGGCCGAGACAACGTCCAGTCAGGAAGACACTGAACAAATTCAGGTTGTGTTCCCACCAGACGAAGGAAAGGAAGCGGCTCCTAAGATTTACACTGTACTTCCACCTCCACAAGGCTACGTGCCAAGCTCTCGGCATGAGTGCGAATGTTCAGCGCCCTCAGACCATAGCGGAGACGATGAAGATACGGGAGAGGGACACGCGGCACGTAAACGGCGCAGaaggaagaaaaacagaaaagttaCGAATTCATTAAATCCTGAAACTGAGATGAATTCCACCCAGGCCGAGACACCTGCCTCTGACCAGAGCACTATCAGTAAAAGCaagaaaagaaagctgcagagaaAGCGCCAGAAAGAACGCAAGAAGGCCGATACAACCGACAGTCGTGATACAGATCCCCCGAATATCAGCGATTCAAAAGGAGATGATACAGTAAAATCCCCCGGTGGGACAGCTTCAGAAGAAGACCAAAGAGAGAAGGCCAAGGAGCTTCTGGAATTCCTCCAGGCGACTCAAGAAATATATATCACTGATAGAAGCACAAATTCCTCTGCGTCCATTCATGTCATCCTGGAAACTTTAGACATCATGGAGACTGGCGACTTTCCTTCTTCAGATGTAACGCTCTTACATCATATCAAGACTCTCTTGCTTCTGCAGGACACCGACGGGTCAGAAGAAGCTTTGGCCAACTTCAAAGAGAATTCCTCTCTGCCGGCTGATCAGAGATCCGCCATCTGTTCTCTCTTCCATTACTGGATTGCCCATATTCTGCCCTTGCAAAGCAAAGAATAG